Proteins from a genomic interval of Ictalurus furcatus strain D&B chromosome 2, Billie_1.0, whole genome shotgun sequence:
- the LOC128622771 gene encoding serine/threonine-protein kinase 32B-like, with translation MHRNMGVNQTRELPVFDQDEDVNFDHFQILRAIGKGSFGKVCIVQKRDTRKLYAMKYMNKHACVERDEVRHVCRELQILQEIQHPFLVNLWYSFQDEEDMFMVVDLLLGGDLRYHLQQNVQFKEETVKLYISELALALSYLQSCHIIHRDIKPDNILLDEHGHVHITDFNVATLLKDSARASSMAGTKPYMAPEMFQSFVDGGPGYSYAVDWWALGITAYELLRGWRPYDIHSSTAVEDIMGMFRCERVRYSTSWSNGMVNLLRLLLSKDPDIRLSCVSDMQRVPYLADMNWDAVLEKGVSPGFTPNRGRLNCDPVFELEEMILESKPLHKKKKRLAKGKRTNKSSSTLPPHMQQRLETVRKEFIIFNRDKLQKQSDGAKKRSSLKREEKLQEGHSNNDTHTVKAKTKTHKDLVKTLSPDSH, from the exons TGAACTTTGATCACTTCCAGATTCTCAGGGCCATTGGTAAAGGGAGTTTTGGTAag GTGTGTATTGTGCAGAAGCGTGACACAAGGAAGCTGTATGCGATGAAATACATGAACAAACACGCGTGTGTGGAGCGTGACGAGGTGAGGCACGTATGCAGGGAGCTGCAGATCCTGCAGGAGATACAGCACCCATTTCTTGTCAACCTGTG GTATTCATTCCAGGATGAAGAGGACATGTTTATGGTCGTGGATCTGTTACTGGGTGGAGATCTGCGCTACCACTTGCAGCAGAATGTCCAGTTTAAAGAGGAGACAGTAAAACTATACATCAGTGAGCTAGCATTGGCACTCAGCTACCTACAGTCCTGCCACATCATCCACCG TGATATAAAACCAGATAACATTCTGCTGGACGAGCACG gtcaTGTCCACATCACAGACTTTAACGTTGCCACATTACTAAAAGACTCGGCAAGGGCTTCGTCTATGGCAGGAACCAAACCGTACATGG CCCCAGAGATGTTCCAGTCATTTGTGGATGGTGGTCCTGGTTATTCGTATGCTGTGGACTGGTGGGCTTTGGGCATCACAGCATACGAGCTCTTACGAGGATGG aggCCGTATGATATCCACTCCAGCACAGCCGTTGAGGACATCATGGGCATGTTCCGCTGTGAACGTGTACGCTACTCAACCTCCTGGTCTAATGGCATGGTGAATCTTCTGCGCTTG ctgcTCAGTAAAGACCCAGATATACGGCTGTCATGTGTGTCAGACATGCAGCGCGTTCCGTACCTGGCGGATATGAACTGGGATGCTGTGCTGGAGAAAGGAGTTTCACCAGGATTTACCCCCAAC AGGGGACGTCTGAACTGTGACCCGGTATTTGAGTTAGAAGAAATGATTCTGGAGTCGAAGCCGctgcacaaaaagaaaaaacgacTGGCCAAGGGCAAACGCACCAACAAATCATCCAGCACACtg CCACCCCACATGCAGCAGCGTCTAGAAACTGTCAGAAAGGAGTTCATCATCTTCAACAGAGACAA gttacAGAAGCAGAGTGACGGTGCAAAGAAAAGATCGTCActaaaaagagaggaaaaactgCAGGAAGGACACAGCAACAACGACACCCACACTGTCAAAGCTAAAACGAAAACACACAAAGACTTGGTGAAAACACTGAGTCCAGATTCACACTGA
- the gpc2 gene encoding glypican-2, protein MMIMMMGMRKTVVVPGQELVRVVLACALFGSVNARSCTESRRAYGERGYSASAAPLNAISGEHLRFCPRDYTCCTSVMEETLIRQSEADFLSSVEETSQFLLTSFTHTHRRFDEFFSELIGVSEKSMNQMFTKTYGRLYTQNTRLFQQLFTQLRQYYKDGGVYVSEAVSDFWTELVERVFTLLNPHYHFSVDYLECVSKHTQHLQPFGELQRKLSTQLSRALIAARALVQGLSTGRDIVNKAIKFSVNAECGKALMRQLYCPLCGGTPSLRSCHPLCLNVMKGCLANHAELNSEWNRFIDSLLSLAERLNGPFNVELAADSVAVKISEAIMHMQEYSISISTKVFQGCGNPRPAPSRTKRSPKEREKERKTDKERDSRRTFRTFSPEQKPTTAAGTNMDRMVLDLQQRLRPMREFWVMLPHSLCNEDKMAADVTNEERCWNGYTRGRYLMSVTADGLVNQLNNPEVDVESSLDIRTRQILMELRVATHRLTLAHQGVDTDTVHSDDEDGSGSGLGEGEELYRNDWPSSPRNPAHPYKPRPWDRSRVNGSVRAAVQRASPLSCFSLCLSLLLSLILQWRK, encoded by the exons atgatgattatgatgatgggaATGAGGAAGACAGTGGTGGTCCCGGGGCAGGAGCTCGTGCGTGTTGTACTCGCGTGCGCGCTGTTCGGTTCCGTCAACGCGCGGAGCTGCACCGAGTCCCGGCGCGCGTATGGAGAGCGGGGCTACAGCGCGAGCGCTGCACCCCTCAACGCCATATCCg GTGAACACCTGCGTTTCTGTCCTCGTGATTACACGTGCTGTACAAGCGTGATGGAAGAAACACTGATACGGCAGAGTGAAGCTGACTTCCTGTCTTCTGTTGAGGAGACCAGTCAGTTCCTGCTGACAAgcttcacccacacacaccggCGTTTTGATG AATTTTTCAGTGAGCTAATTGGTGTGTCAGAGAAGTCGATGAATCAGATGTTCACTAAGACTTATGGACGCCTGTACACACAGAACACACGCCTCTTCCAACAGCTGTTCACACAGTTGAGACAATACTATAAAG acGGTGGTGTGTATGTATCAGAAGCTGTGTCAGATTTCTGGACAGAATTGGTGGAGCGGGTGTTCACTCTGCTGAACCCTCACTATCACTTCAGTGTGGATTATCTGGAGTGtgtaagcaaacacacacagcatcttCAGCCATTCGGAGAGCTGCAACGCAAACTCAgcacacag TTGTCTCGTGCTTTAATTGCTGCGAGGGCATTAGTGCAGGGCCTCTCTACAGGGAGAGACATTGTTAACAAAGCCATTAAG TTTAGTGTAAATGCAGAGTGTGGTAAAGCTTTGATGCGTCAGTTGTACTGTCCTCTATGTGGTGGGACTCCCTCTCTCCGGTCTTGCCACCCACTATGCCTCAATGTCATGAAGGGCTGTCTGGCCAATCATGCAGAGCTTAACTCAGAGTGGAACCGCTTTATTG actctctcctctctctggctGAGAGACTCAATGGACCATTTAATGTGGAACTGGCTGCTGACTCTGTAGCTGTGAAAATCTCTGAAGCCATCATGCACATGCAGGAGTACAGCATCAGCATATCCACCAAG gTGTTTCAGGGTTGTGGGAATCCCCGTCCGGCCCCCAGTAGAACCAAACGCTCACCTAAGGAACGAGAGAAAGAGCGTAAGACTGACAAAGAGCGAGACAGCAGGAGAACATTCAGAACATTCAGTCCAGAGCAAAAGCCAACAACTGCTGCAGGAACCAATATGGACCGAATG GTGTTGGATCTGCAGCAGCGTCTGAGGCCAATGAGGGAGTTTTGGGTAATGCTGCCCCACTCTCTCTGTAACGAAGACAAAATGGCTGCTGATGTGACCAATGAGGAGCGCTGTTGGAATGGATACACACGtggaag GTATCTGATGAGTGTAACGGCTGATGGTTTGGTGAACCAGCTGAACAATCCAGAAGTGGATGTTGAAAGTTCTCTGGACATCAGAACCCGTCAGATCCTTATGGAGCTTCGAGTGGCAACACACCGactcacactcgcacaccaaggAGTGGACACAGACACAGTGCACA gtgatgatgaggatggtAGTGGATCTGGATTGGGTGAAGGAGAGGAGCTCTACAGGAATGATTGGCCCAGTTCGCCACGAAACCCTGCCCACCCTTACAAACCCCGCCCTTGGGACAGGAGTAGAGTTAATGGTTCGGTCAGAGCAGCCGTTCAGAGAGCATCACCTCTTTCCTGCTTCtcactctgcctctctctgctcctctctctcatcctccagTGGAGAAAATAA